In Ascaphus truei isolate aAscTru1 chromosome 7, aAscTru1.hap1, whole genome shotgun sequence, one genomic interval encodes:
- the TAGLN2 gene encoding transgelin-2, whose protein sequence is MANKGPSYGLSREVQKKIDEKYDPNLEVILTQWIIAQCVGETSQPEGPGKLAFRTWLKDGTVLSHLINSLAPKSVAKIQRSEMAFKQMEQISQFLRASERYGVPASDQFQTVDLWEGKDLASVQRTLMNLGGIAVTKDDGNFRGDPNWFPKKSQENKRDFSKDKLKEGQSVIGLQMGTNKGASQSGMTGYGMPRQILRP, encoded by the exons ATGGCAAATAAGGGGCCCTCATATGGACTGAGCAGGGAGGTGCAGAAGAAGATCGATGAGAAATATGACCCGAACCTGGAGGTCATCCTGACGCAGTGGATCATTGCTCAATGCGTTGGTGAAACTAGTCAGCCTGAAGGTCCAGGGAAACTGGCCTTCCGGACGTGGCTCAAGGATGGCACG GTGTTGTCCCATCTGATTAACTCGCTTGCCCCTAAATCTGTGGCGAAGATACAGCGGTCAGAGATGGCTTTCAAGCAGATGGAGCAGATCTCGCAGTTTCTTAGGGCCAGTGAGCGGTACGGAGTGCCGGCGTCCGACCAGTTCCAAACAGTTGACCTGTGGGAAG GGAAGGACCTCGCCAGTGTTCAGAGGACATTGATGAATTTGGGGGGCATCGCAGTCACAAAGGATGATGGCAACTTCCGTGGTGACCCCAACTGGTTCCCCAA GAagtcacaggagaacaagcgCGACTTTTCCAAGGACAAGTTAAAAGAGGGACAGAGCGTTATTGGTCTCCAGATGGGCACTAACAAAGGGGCATCACAGTCCGGAATGACCGGCTATGGCATGCCAAGGCAAATCCTCAGACCGTAG